The Desulfonatronum lacustre DSM 10312 region CAGAGCAGCAGAAAGATCACCGCACCCAGGGACCCGTACACGTAGTTGTAGGTAGCCAGGGAGACGTACTGCAAGAAGGCCAGTTGCAATCCGTGGATGGACAAGGTGCACAGCCCCGCGCCCAGGGCCGCATGCCAGGTCTTGGGCTTGGTCAGGGGCAAAAAACGGTAGCAGATGAAGATCAGGCTGAAGACCAGGGCCAGCGGCACCACGAAGCCGGAAAGCGACAACAGCAGGTCGTAAATCTGGATCAGCCAGGAAAATTCCCCCAGCTTGTCGGACAGGAAGCGCAGAATCACGTTGGTCAGCGCGGAAAGCAACAGCAGAATCAGGACGCCGGGCACCAGGACCAAGGACAGCAGGTTGCTCCAAACGAAACTTCTGGAGTGATTGCTGGGGAAGATCACCCCAAAGGCGCTCTGGATGGAACTGATAATCAACCGACTGGTCCAAAGCACTCCCAAAAGCCCCAATCCACTGATCGCGGCCTGCGTTTCCAGGACCCCGATGCGTCGAAAAAAGTCTTCGTTCAGCTCCGTGTTGAACTCGGCCAGAAAGGCGAACAGTTCCTCGGTCAGTTCCGGATGGTTGACCAGCGAGGTGTTCAGGATGGAGACGACCACCAGGATCAGCGGCCCGATGGACAACAGAAAATAGTAAGCCGCCGCGGATGCGTGGCTGGAAAGCTGATTCTTCAGAAACTGGAGGACGGTGCCGTACGTGGTCTGCAAAAACCAGTTCAGCCCGTCCCCCAGAAGATGGAAGGGAAGTTTAAGCCACGACCTTGGCCACACGATCGCCGACCTCGTCCGTGGTCATGCCCATGCGTCCGGCGGCCTGGCTGGCCATGGAGGGCAACAGGTTGATCACGGCCTGCTCCACGGCCTGGGCCGCCTGAGCTTCCTTGAGTTCAACGAGCATCATTTGTCCGGCCAGGATCGCGGCCAGGGGGTTGGCCTTGCCCTGCCCCGCGTATTTCGGGGCCGAGCCGCCGATGGGCTCGAACATGGACACGCCCTCGGGGTTGATGTTCCCGCCCGCGGCAATGCCCAGCCCGCCCTGGGTGATGGCCCCCAGATCGGTGATGATGTCCCCGAACATGTTGTCCGTGACGATCACGTCGAACCACTCCGGGTTCTTGACCATCCACATGCAGGTGGCGTCCACGTGGGCGTAGTCCAGCTCCACCTGGGGATAGTCCTTGGCCAGCTCATGGAAGACCCGCTCCCAGAGGCCGAAGGCAAAGGTCAGGACGTTGGTCTTGCCGCACAGGGTCAGCTTTTTGCGCGGCCGGGAGGCGGCCAGTTCAAAGGCGTACCGCAGACAGCGCTCCACGCCCATGTAGGTGTTCACGGACTCCTGGACCGCGATTTCATGCTTGGTGCCCTGGCGCAGGCACCCGCCGCTGCCGGCGTACAGGCCTTCGGTATTCTCCCGAACCACCACGTAGTCGATCTGCTCCGGTCCCTTGTCCTTGAGCGGGCACTCCACGCCGGGATAGAGCTTCACCGGACGCAGGTTGATGTACTGGTCCAGAGCGAAGCGGATTTTCAGCAAAACCCCCTGCTCCAGGATGCCCGGCTTGACGTCCGGGTGGCCGATGGCCCCGAGGTAGATGGAATCCAGGCCGCGCATTTCCTCCAGCACGGAGTCCGGAACCAGCTCCCCGGTCTTCAGGTAGCGCTCCCCGCCCAGATCGATGTGCTGCCAGTTGATCTTGAATCCATATTTCGCCCCGGCCGCGTCCAGCACCTTGCGGCCCTGCATGGTCACCTCCGGCCCGATGCCGTCCCCGGGGAACCAGCCGATATTGTAACTGCGCATGTCGTCGTTTCTCCTCAGTAAAGTTCATGGTTCACAAAAATGAACCGCACGCTTTCGATGGTCGCTCAAGGCGCAAAGTTCGCCAAGGAAAACATTTTGGAAAGCAGGGAAAGAGCTGCTTTCCAAAAGGATTGCCGCTTCCTGACGGGAGACAGAAACATCGCCGTCAGGCGGCAAAGCTTTTGCCTTCCGCATCTTTCCGGCGGAAGGCAAAAATCTATTCTTGACGTCCTTGGCGGCTTGAGCGAAGCGGGCGGTTCCCTCTTTCAAAAAACAGTCAGATCACCCCTCCGTCATCTGCCTGCGCACATACCCCACCAGGCCCCCCTGGGCCAGGATTTCCCGCATGAACGGCGGGACCGGGGTGCAGGGGATGTCCGTGTTCTGGGTCAGGTTGCGGATCAGGCCTTTTTCCGGGTCCACTTCCAGGCGGTCGCCTTCGTTGATGGTGTCCGCGGCGTCGCCGATTTCCAGCAGGGTCAGGCCCATGTTGAAGCCGTTGCGATAGAATATCCGGGCGAAGCTGTGGGCCAGGACCACGGGCATGCCCGCGCCGAGAATGGCGATGGGCGCGTGTTCCCGGGACGAGC contains the following coding sequences:
- a CDS encoding YhjD/YihY/BrkB family envelope integrity protein; the encoded protein is MWPRSWLKLPFHLLGDGLNWFLQTTYGTVLQFLKNQLSSHASAAAYYFLLSIGPLILVVVSILNTSLVNHPELTEELFAFLAEFNTELNEDFFRRIGVLETQAAISGLGLLGVLWTSRLIISSIQSAFGVIFPSNHSRSFVWSNLLSLVLVPGVLILLLLSALTNVILRFLSDKLGEFSWLIQIYDLLLSLSGFVVPLALVFSLIFICYRFLPLTKPKTWHAALGAGLCTLSIHGLQLAFLQYVSLATYNYVYGSLGAVIFLLLWVYLVFLLFFLFAQFVEVAGRVDILALDRIITSQSNSTGISGRVEDKLFGSSRRIFSKYAQSVPAGEVIYHKGDQGRDIYYLHTGKVALFGENPTPDSEPLIVIEPKHFFGETAYLLDQPRHSTARAETDSEFLLLSSNVFEDLLSHSPSVSRKIISSLGLRLKQATKAAGAG
- a CDS encoding 3-isopropylmalate dehydrogenase, which gives rise to MRSYNIGWFPGDGIGPEVTMQGRKVLDAAGAKYGFKINWQHIDLGGERYLKTGELVPDSVLEEMRGLDSIYLGAIGHPDVKPGILEQGVLLKIRFALDQYINLRPVKLYPGVECPLKDKGPEQIDYVVVRENTEGLYAGSGGCLRQGTKHEIAVQESVNTYMGVERCLRYAFELAASRPRKKLTLCGKTNVLTFAFGLWERVFHELAKDYPQVELDYAHVDATCMWMVKNPEWFDVIVTDNMFGDIITDLGAITQGGLGIAAGGNINPEGVSMFEPIGGSAPKYAGQGKANPLAAILAGQMMLVELKEAQAAQAVEQAVINLLPSMASQAAGRMGMTTDEVGDRVAKVVA
- a CDS encoding 3-isopropylmalate dehydratase small subunit → MSYTGAARKVGTNIDTDAIIPARFLVTTDPLELGRNCFEGLEPGWINRVQKGDILVAGPNFGCGSSREHAPIAILGAGMPVVLAHSFARIFYRNGFNMGLTLLEIGDAADTINEGDRLEVDPEKGLIRNLTQNTDIPCTPVPPFMREILAQGGLVGYVRRQMTEG